The following DNA comes from Mustela nigripes isolate SB6536 chromosome 15, MUSNIG.SB6536, whole genome shotgun sequence.
TTAAACAGAAACACCATATTGGCCACCATTGCAAGGGCTTAAGAACCAAGTCCTAAGAAGAGCCCAGTACGTATCCTACCAATTGAAGCTTGTCTTCATCGAAGTATTCCCGCAAATAAACAGAATGAATGATGGACTTAGAATGTCTCTTTTTCACAAAAACAGAGACAAGCAGACATGTGTACCTTGTGATAAAATATCACAGCATCACCTAAGGGATAGTCTTGCCAGTGAAGAAACCGAACCTGAATTCCTGTCAGTTTACAGGTGGTGCCAGGCATTCCATCAGCAAAATCCAAGTGAGAAAGTGCACAGGACACATTATCTGGCTTCCTTGTAACACATTGCAGGGGAGGGGTATGGAGGGAGAGCTATCATTCTAAGAGAtgcaggggcaccggggtggctcagtcggttaaacatctgactcctgatttcggctcaggtggtaTTCTCAAGGTCGGGAGATCGAGCCCCTGGTCAGCAGGTTCAgtgctcagcggggcgtctgcttgcggttctctgccctctgcctctccccctggcttgctctctctcactctagaataaatcaataaagctttaaacaaagagagagatgCAAGAGACATATCAAGTAAGTGCAGCTTACGGACCCTCTTACTTGGGTCCAAAGTCACACCagcaaatgagaaagagagaggagggaggaacagCGGAAGAGAGGAGCAGTGCCCGGAGATTGGGACAACGGTCGTCACCTCGCGGTGCTCGTGGTACCGCTGCTCTGTGTCTTTTAAAGGTTCCCCGTATTGCGGAGACATACGGTAAAATATTTGAGGGTGAAAAGGGTTTGCTTGGTTTGCTTTGCTATCCTCACAGGTGAGGGAGCACGGCCGGCGGGGGCAGAGCTGGTTTGGGTGAAGGGGCGTGAGGCTACATGGGGGTCCACTGGgcgatttttctcatttttatgtttaaagtttatattttttagaaacgATAATTTTGAGTGAAAAAGGAAGCCGAGTGGTAATAATAGATGGTAACAGTTTCCGTAAATTTAAGAATGTGACAGTAGAGTGGATGGGTTTTAAGTGCCTTCCCCGCGgcaaagatggggaagcagggaaggagTCAGAGGAGGGGGAGGTGCAGGCTGCGGGGGTCTGTTGGGAACCTGAGGGCCCCACGCTCTTCTCTGGGCAGCGGGGGCAGGGGCTCCGCTGCAGGGGCTTGAAGCGCCGGGGACCGGGCTGTACCGGAGGCCACCTGCTTTCTTGGGAGCCCGCGCAGTTCTAGCTCCCGCTCTGTCTGATAATTCTGCAGTCCTTTTACTTTTTATCAGAGTGATAtagatacattttgaaaaaaaaaaaaagaatagtatcaAAACAGCTTGATAAAAAGCAGCAAAGCCTGGCTCTGAGGCAGCCACGCTCAGCCCTTCTGGCAGTTTCTCCTGGTTTTGGCTTCCATTTCTCAGAATAAGATGCTCGTTTGCCATTTCTTCTCAACATAGAGAGAATCAGTTTTTATTCAATCAATAACcaattaaataagaaatgtaGACTACTGATAGTTAAAGAGACTATGCAAAACCTTTCACTGTTGAGTCAAGTTGTAGCTCTATGTCCTTCCTCTTACAATTTCCTGTAAAAGTTAATATCGCCTTGTTTTCATGTTCTTGAGTTTCCTATATATCTGTAGCCATTTTTCCCAAATATTCCATTAGTCATCAAATGCTGATGAATAAATTCTCAAACACTCAGAAACTTCAAATAATCTCTCAGCACNNNNNNNNNNNNNNNNNNNNNNNNNNNNNNNNNNNNNNNNNNNNNNNNNNNNNNNNNNNNNNNNNNNNNNNNNNNNNNNNNNNNNNNNNNNNNNNNNNNNNNNNNNNNNNNNNNNNNNNNNNNNNNNNNNNNNNNNNNNNNNNNNNNNNNNNNNNNNNNNNNNNNNNNNNNNNNNNNNNNNNNNNNNNNNNNNNNNNNNNNNNNNNNNNNNNNNNNNNNNNNNNNNNNNNNNNNNNNNNNNNNNNNNNNNNNNNNNNNNNNNNNNNNNNNNNNNNNNNNNNNNNNNNNNNNNNNNNNNNNNNNNNNNNNNNNNNNNNNNNNNNNNNNNNNNNNNNNNNNNNNNNNNNNNNNNNNNNNNNNNNNNNNNNNNNNNNNNNNNNNNNNNNNNNNNNNNNNNNNNtttttttttttttttttttttttttacagattttatttatgtatttgtcagagagagagaaagagcgagagcgagcgcacaagcagggtcaggggcagagggagaaggaggctcctcgctgagaaaggagcctgatgcgggactcagtccccaAACCCAGGATCCTGGCCAGAgcggcagacacttaactgactgagccacctgggtgccccgcTCCCATCGCTCCTGATAGAAAGTTTGGCATGAGATTCTAGGATGGAATAGCCTTCCCTTAGGATGCTGAAGGCATTGGTCCTCATCATAAGTTAGAGTAATacgagctgctgtaacaaatagatcttaaatgtataaagtatacatgtataaaatgtataaatgtataaaaacgTGTATATGTTATACATGTTATACCATATAATgttataacatatacatatatatgttacaaaTGTATGAAGACCCCAGCACCTTCAGAGTGCAATCCCTGCGCCTATTCCCGTGTGTGGATGGCTCCGCACCAGACCCACTCACCTGTGGCTCCTCTGCCCATTAGGCTCTGTGACAACCTGGGTGCTGCTGGGGGGGTGgtgcgtgggggtgggggcggggcagggtaGAGCACAGAAGGCACACCTGCTTCGTAGAGACCTTGGCCTAAAACGAACATCTGTGATGCTGCTTTGGCAAAAAATCATCAAGGAGCCACACCTCAGTGCCAAGAGTCCTAGGAAACATGGTCCTGTCTCGACAGGAGTGACAGCTCAAGACGGTGGTAGGGTGAGCGTGAGTTAATGGATGGTCAGCCCTCTGCTTCAGCCAACACCTTCTCTAAAGAATCCTGTGACTCCTGTGTCACCAAGGGCATGGGCATGTAGGTGTTTCTTCTCGGAAACTTTTGGGAAGCAACTCCTCTTTAGTACTGTTGTTCTGACACTTTATGATGACATGCTTCTATGAGTCTCTTTGAGTttattctgatggattctttcATTTTAGAGACTCTGAAAATTCTGTCCCTTTCCATTTTCTAGAAACCCTCCTAGTCCAATGTCCCTAACCCAATACTGAGTCTCTCgtgtcctttcattttctctcctcctgcccgtCTCTACTTCTGGCTCACTTTGGGGAGGTTTCTTGGTTTTATCCTCAGCTCCttaattcaatttatttcagttttagggcttttttcaagatttaatttatttatttgagagacagaatgagcgAGGGAAAGGGAGAGCTTGGGgaggtggtcagagggagaagcaggctccccgctgagcagggatccccatgcgggactcgatcccaggactccaggatcatgacctgagctgaaggcagaggtgttaacccactgagccacccaggagctttGATTTTAAAGATAACGTGAAAAAGTAAGGTACCAGGTGTGTTTTTATTCCCAGCATCCCCACAGCTCTGGCCAGCCCACCTCTGGTCCTGGCTGCTTCCACAGCTGGTGACAGAGGGCCCCAGGTCATGTATGTAGCCGTGCTATTGTCTCACTTCTGTTCCTTAGTCTTCCCCTCCCTTCAGAGGCCACGCATCCATCGCTGAGTGTGCTGTCCAAGCCTCTTGCCAGCTAGCCCCTCTGCCCTGTCCTGGCTCCTGCTGCCCGGCCCGCTGGCTTTCACTCCTGGAGCGAATGATGCTCACGTCATGGTTCCAGAGTCACCCGGCGGCGGGCTTTTCCCAACACGGTGGCTTGCAGGACATCAGCTGATGTGTGTGGGAACTAGTGGTCTGGCTAGCGGTCAAGCGGGGTCTGGAATATGGGGGGGGGTCCCTTTTTGTCAAAGATGGTAACGCAGATAGCCCTGATGCATTCACGCCATCACATTCTGGAATCTAGGTTTTCACCCCTCGCTGGTATGTTTTCTGACGGGAAGCTGCAGAGATCACTTGGAAGCTCGTCAGTGTTTCAGGGGCTCATCCTGCTGGAGGCCCAGAGATCAGGGTGAGGTGGACACAGCCTCATAACTCACTGCCTTAAAGGCCTCTGGCAACAGAACAGAAGTGTCGGCTGGCACTTACGTTTGATGACTTCTTACTCTGTACTTAATTCTCTACTTGAAAACCACGTGGCAAGCTCATCCCCCAGGGCTTCCCGTGTTCCCCAGGGAATAACTGGGTTTTGACTCAAGTCCTGAGCCTCATTCAGGACCATCTGCCCCAGGCTGACCTGGAATCTTTGGTGCCACAAACAAGCATCGATACTTGTCCCCAGGACCACAGCCCAGAAGCTGCCCAATCTGGGTTCATGGTAATCACCAGCTAACGTGTGCCCAGGGTCACAGGCTGCCCTGCACCACAGGTCCAGGACGCCCAGCCCCTCGTGGACGCCCGCGCCCCCTGGAGCCTCGGCCACCTCCGCCTGAAACTCAAGAAGCTGAAGGTAATTTCTCGGCTACCTCTCGGGCGCGGGTGCAGCTCATGAGGAGATGTCAACTCAGAGACTAGGGACGTGGAAAATGCGCGGTTCCTGCCGTCAGCGACCGGCCGCATCCACGCCAGTGAGCCTCATGGTGCCGGCCGGAGCCGTGGGGCGGCGGGGACGCCGGGGGTCCTCTCCGGTCCTCCGAGGACCCTTCCTCTCCGGGAAGCGAGGGCGGCGGCCTTAAGGAGGCCAGTCAGTACCCTTCCTCTAAACAGGacctttcttcaaaaaataacaaacaagaCCACGTCTTGCCCACCACAGACTCTTTATTTCTGGAAGCCTAAACCACCGAGTGAGAATAAGCCTCTCATGGCTGTGCTGCCGGGGACGCGGTCCGAGGAGGGCGGGCGGGGGCTGGCCGGGCCCGGTGCAGGCCCGCCGGTGTCCGGCCCTAAAGCAAGAGGGAGTCCCTTTCCTCTGGGCTCCGAGCGCGTCTTCTAAAATTGCTGTCTTGAAACCTGAAGTGATTTCCTCTTTAGCATCCCCGCCTCGGAGTTTCAGAGGGTGACCTAATTTCACAAAGACGCGTGGCACCCTCGCCCTTACCCCCACTCTGAGCGCCCTAACGGACTCCGATTCCCAGACAGAGGAGCGCGCCCCCCAGCACTGGGGGCGCTGATGCCCACGAGCGCGTTAGAAGGCGCAGCGGGCTCAAGTCGATGGGAGTGTGGGCTTGAAGTGACCCCCTGAGTGAGTCTGTGCAGTCACGGCCGGACGTGGCTGGTGCCCCAGAGGCTCCCTGTGTGTCTGTCCCCAGCTGGAGGAGGCGCGGCTTGCCACCATCGACAGGGACAACCGCCTGCTGCTGGAGAAGCTGTCCTGCGTCATGAGGACCGGGGGACGGACCGAGAGCGGAAACCACCACGCGCACAAGAGGTACCGGGGCCCCCGCACCCTACAGTCAGCACCAGCCCGGGCAGGGCCCAGAGCGCCGCTCCGGGGCCCACACAGAGGCGCTGCCCCGGAGCTGGAACGTTTTCTTGCCACCCTCCGTGCAGGGAGCCCTGtgctttttcctctgtccttcctaAATCAGAGGGTTTCCTGGGGCTCGGGCTAATTCTGTGCCCACAACCGAACAAGGACACCGACAGCAGCTCGCAGTGTCCCTCTGTGCCGTCCCAAGCCTGCTGCACCGTCCTCCCGCCAAACCCTCATAAGCATCCCATGAGGAAGGGGccatggggaaaccgaggcagcaGGCAGCGAGGAACATGGCCAAGTCAGCCCCCAGGAGGCGGTAGGAAGCAgattcctgccccagggcctgtgCTCAGGCTGGGCTCCTGCACTTCCATGTGCAAAAACGGCCCGATGTCCGTCTGGAAAATGCATGGAAGGCCATGTGACTTTGTGTCCCGCGTGGCATGGTGACCGCTCCTGTTTGTtacggggagcctgctgctggtGCTACTCTCGACCAACAACATTGTTTTTACCCAAACCGGGGCTCTCTGTGGAGGTGCAGGACAGCAGGCCTCCACAGTCTTGAAAACCTGCTACAAATATTTAGAGACACTTATGAACCCCAAGAGCCCCTCTTCTCTAAAGCACACAGCCCCTGTCCCCTACACCCTACAAAGCCCCAGAGTTGGCCCCTGGTTTCATCACTGTCCGTTCCGTCCCGCAGTGCCTGTGAGGGATGGTTTCAGACGGGCGGGTTTTCAGTCCTACTTGAGCCTGCGCCAGTCTCAGAGAAGCTCACAGTGGTTTCCAGATTTCACAATAAATTAAGATTTAGTTGACCCTCAAGCATCAGGAAGTGTGTCACAGAGGAGGGCTCCACAGGAGGGGCGGATCCTGCATTCCAGCTGGGCTGGCCTCCTGGAAGCCTTCTGTCTTTGGGTTCTCCAACAGTGGTTCAACTGAGGTTTCacggggaggtgggagggtgcgggtgggggacagggagtggGTCTGGGTGTCGAAATGCCTCCATGTCCAGCCCCTGCCATTAAAAACCCGGAGGAATGGGTCAACCTCCATTTTCCTGGGTTAGTTTACATTAGATTTGGAATCACTTTCTGCTTTAAAGACAGATATTAGCTGGAGTATAAAAACCCCTGTAACGAAGTAGCCTAAACTAATCGTTCATTTCCATGCACCTCAATCCAGGACAGGATCCTGCAGGGAGAGCCCCCCACCTGCTGCCTGGATTCTCTTTGAAAAACGCAAGTCCCAGCCAGCCTGCAGGTCACCCCACACCATCGAGtggcttccccctcctcctcctcgcctGCCTGATATGTCCCACTCAGGAAatgggggaagaaggagggaaaagagggagcAGAAGTGATCCCGGGGAGGGGCCAGCCAGTCAGAGGGCACAGGAAGTGCCTGAGCTTGAACAAGGGGCCAGACAGGGCCGGACTTCCGGAAACATAAAAGGGATGTGAGGGCCAGAGGGGCTGCGAGGCCAACCAGCTCCTCCCACACCCGGACACCGTCTTCACAGGCCCTGCGAGCGACATGCCACCTCCTTCACCTGCTtggattttaaagcaaagacCAGCTTGTGCCTTTCTATGCACTTCTCTTTGTTCAACTCTGGGCCATATGTCGAGAACAGAGTGTGGTCACTTTGCATGTTCAGACTCAGGATCAGTTCAGCATCACTCCTGTGTTGAAGCAGAGAGCACCGAGCTAATCACAAGGTAACAGTAGAAATGACATGTCTCCTTGTGATTAGTGTAACGAAGCCCCAGCAAGAATGGAAGTCAATGATTTTTGTCAAGAATGCATCAGTGGGgacgcggggtgggggggcacctgggtggctcagtgggttaagcaactgccttcggctcaggtcatgatcctggagtcctgggatcaagccccgcctcaggctccctgctcagcggggggtctgcttctctcgctgacctctctcctctcatgctctctctctctctctcaaaaaataaataaataaaataaaatacgtcttaaaaaaatacataagcataggtaatgtttaaaaaaaaaaaaaagaatgcatcagggggcacctgggtggctcagtgggtcaagcctctgccttcggctcaggtcatgatctcagggtcctgggatcgagccctgcatcaggttctctgctcagcgtggagcctgcttcctcctctctctccgcctgcctctccgcctacttgtggtctctgtctgtcaaataaataaataaaatcttaaaaaaaaaaaaaagaattcatcagTTTGAGCCTGATAACTGAccatttcatttctctgtccTTTAGTTAATAAAAGACActtatcaaattaataaatggtGTGGAACGGAAGCCACCCAGAGCACTGCAAACCAGTTGGTTCAATTAGTATAAAATTACCTAGCTACCTAACTACTCAACAAGTCTAAGAGAAACTACATAACTAGCAATTGGGCTTTCACTCCTCCTGTTATTCTTCAGGGCTTTATTGAGATTGTAGTTGGCGTACGGCAAACTGTGTATGTGCGCTGTTCCACTTGACAAGTCTGACACGCTTTACCCCTGGGAGAATATCCCCACAATCTAGATAATAGCTACATCCATCGCCCCCCAAGGTCTCCTATTCCCATCAATCATCACCCAACCCTTCCTCTTTCCCGTCCACATGCATCCACAATCTGCTTGGTGTCCCTAGGGACAAGCTtgcatttttctgagttttgtggGAGTATCTCCCTGCAGTGTCTGCATTTTCCTGCCTTTCACTCCACGCAATGTCGTGGCTGAGAGAGTCGACAGACCATTCCTTTTTGTGCCGAGTTGCCCTCACGGTTTTTTATCCACCCACCTACAGGTGAGCATTTGGACTGTTTCTAGTCTTTGGGTATTACAAATAAGGCTGCTAGGAGTAttcacgttttttaaaaaatcaaaacctatTATCTCTGCCCAAGACTAAAAATTCAATGATAAACGAAGAATCTCAACTATGAGTCACACAGAGAAGATCTTCCAAGCATGACAGCATAATGAGGTCCCTGGACCCACTCCCCAGTGaaactgataaaaattatttttaaaacaactaattTAAGTTTATGGAAATGGTCCTAAGGGCATATACCATATAAAGAAACAATTTTCCAAGAAAAGCTGCTAAAATGTGGCCAGAACAGATAGGTTTCATATTACTGGAACTGGGACCGactccttttcccctccctcccagctcagcAAAGCAGAGACTGTTCCAGACGGCCACAGCTGACAACAGAGGACTCCTTCTCTCACTTACTCCCAGCTGGAGAGCTTTCTTCCTGGAAAAGGCAGGACTTCAGCATTTATCATCCTGTCCCCAGCTGCCTACTACTGAGACCAAGTCTCAGATGAGTATGGCCCAGAGATGGGGGCTCCTTTCTGCCCAGCTCCCACTCAAGAATGGAGGCTCTATCTCAAGTGCAGTGTTGCTGGGAATCCTGGGGCCTGATCCCCTTGGCCTAGTTCAATTACTATAGTGATTTGAAGCCATGAAGGTCTACGTGTCCTCCCCTACACAGTGGAAGGGCATGGGGTGTCACATATGGAGATGCTTGGCATCTCCCCCACTCTGAGCTTCAGAGCTCTGAGATTTTGCCTGGGAGATAAACATGCCATAAAACCAATGGCTCCTGATGTCCCCTCAAAGTAACTGACTTCTTTTGCAACAGAGTGTGGGCAAGTTCCAAACTTCATTGGacatgaaataaaagacatccacaTTGGGAAGGAAAGCATAAATCTGCCTccattcacagatgatatgatcttgcatacagaaaatcccaaggaaacgACTAAAAAAAAGGTATTAGAACTAATAGACAAGTTCAACAAGGTGGCAAGATAGAAGATTAATGgaaagtccattttatttttatatacttgcaATTAACAGTTTGAAAATGGGATTAAGAGAAGTATTCCATTCACAaaagcatcaaaaagaacaaaatacttgggaataaatttaataaaagaagtgCAAATctcatattttgaaaactataaaatattgttgaaagaaattaaagaatatctaaataaaaaaaaaacccatgttcATAAATCAGAAGACTtcatattgttaagatggcagtaCTTCTCAAACCGATCTCAGATTTAATGTAAACCCTACCAGAATCCCAGCTGACTTCTTTGTAGGAGTTGACAAGTAGATATGGACATTCTTTGGAACTGCAAGGGACAGCAAATTGTCACAACAAttctaaaaagaagaacaaagtgggaATCATGTGTCCTGATTCCAAAACTTTCTGTAAAGCAATGGTGATCAGGACAATGTGGTACCAGCATAAAGGCAGTATAGATTAATGGAATACAatcaagagtccagaaataaacccatgtatcTATGccatttattttcaagttaagGTGCCAGGACCATTTGatagggaaagaatagtcttttcaacaaatagtgctagaACAACTCTATACTCATATGCACAAGAATAAATTTGGACTCTTCACACCATATacaagaattaactca
Coding sequences within:
- the CFAP97D2 gene encoding uncharacterized protein CFAP97D2 isoform X2; the protein is MRRASRPALPCGSESLQRSWEKAYQDHRRKLEEARLATIDRDNRLLLEKLSCVMRTGGRTESGNHHAHKRTGSCRESPPPAAWILFEKRKSQPACRSPHTIEWLPPPPPRLPDMSHSGNGGRRREKREQK
- the CFAP97D2 gene encoding uncharacterized protein CFAP97D2 isoform X1, with translation MRRASRPALPCGSESLQRSWEKAYQDHRRKVQDAQPLVDARAPWSLGHLRLKLKKLKLEEARLATIDRDNRLLLEKLSCVMRTGGRTESGNHHAHKRTGSCRESPPPAAWILFEKRKSQPACRSPHTIEWLPPPPPRLPDMSHSGNGGRRREKREQK